The Ornithinibacillus sp. 4-3 region ATAGCCAAACGCTGGTTTAATTCTATTATCCTTTCTTGCAAGCTGTAAAGTTTCCTCAGAAGAAGATAGGGTTGTGGATACTGCAATCAATGCTTCCACCTGATCTTTTTCTAATTGCGATAAAATATATTGCTGCTGTGCTTCAGAATATTGGTCAAAATGAATATGAGAATCAATTAGTTTGTACTGCAAAAAAAATCCTCCTTTAATTTTTTAGGTGAATTATTTATGAAAGCGAATAATTCTATAGAGACAGGCTCGCTTTTCTTATCATTACATACATATATAAATAGTTAAACCTAAAACATTATTAGGAAGGTGAATAAATTGAATCAAGAAGAAACTCGTAATCAAGAAAGGGTTGTGCATCATCACCATCATCACCATTACTATGGTATGAATCATAATCATATGCAGCCAATGCCGCACCACCCGCATGGTGGACACCACCACCACTCAAATCATCAGCATCATCCAAATCATAATCATTCCAACCATCAGCATGGCGGGCATCAGCACGGTAACCACCATCATCCAGGCATGCATCATCATATGCAGCAAAATCAACAAATGCATATGCAAATGCCTCAACAACACCGAGGAAGTTAATTTATTTCAAAACGAAAAGCGCAGAGCGCCCTTACAGGCTAAAAACGTGACTTCCTGTCACAACGCCTGCACTAGCACGTCCTATGCGTCGAAAAACGTAGAGATTGGAGCGGCACAACCGAGATAAAGGAAACATGCCCCTTTAGGGGTATCCAACGTTGGGCTTTAGCCTGGTTTTAGTTGGGCTTCCTTATAAAACAAAACCGATGTTGACTTATTGTAGGGTGGCTCGCGTTAGCTCTTAGTTTTTGGCGCTCGGAGCTAGACAACGATGACTCTGAATAAGCATTAATTTACGCAAATTTTATACTCTATTATTTCATTAAAAAATCTAGAGCATTTTATGATAGCTCTAGATTTTTTATATCATTGCTTTAATCATCCTCTATTTCAACCACTTCACTATTTCTATCTTCCTCAGAATTAATAGAAGTCACTTCTACTTGCCAAATTTCTTTTTCTGCTTGATATTCGATAGATTTTATAACAACTGTACGGTCCTCTTTTAATTGAATTACCTTCTCTAATACTTCCTGTGTATTTAGTTTTGCACTATCTATTTCTTTAGGGGAGATCACTTCTACTTTAGCTAATTCAGCCTGACCTGGGTAGGATTCTGCTACTTCTCCAGTATGCCAGGCTTTCACATGATCACCGAGCTTAACCTCTCCTATATCGCCACG contains the following coding sequences:
- a CDS encoding DUF3221 domain-containing protein, producing MKSILKLFLGSLSILLIIGCQKLGTPDLTGYVVGKSDNSILVVADEKQDFSSAGGVDEFYEAISFRGDIGEVKLGDHVKAWHTGEVAESYPGQAELAKVEVISPKEIDSAKLNTQEVLEKVIQLKEDRTVVIKSIEYQAEKEIWQVEVTSINSEEDRNSEVVEIEDD